The Cryptomeria japonica chromosome 6, Sugi_1.0, whole genome shotgun sequence genomic interval CTTAGGCTACCATTCTTTCAGAAAATTGGACTCACCACCTTGTGAACATTGATCTATATgtaattttgaagagatttggcatGGATCATCCGTTGTATTTTGTGGAAGCCCCATTGACAGTACATGTGAAATATCTATAGCTAACTCCACATATACTCTTGATTAGAGTGACAACATATTAGCAGTTGTCAGTTTAAACATTACTGTTGAACAGGGTTGTGAGGACACTTTATCAGCAATTGTTAATTCAAAATTTACTTGAGAACTGAGCAATGACAATGTTGTCTTATCAGTTCTATTCTTAACAATAGAACTATATCTTCTACTTTGTTCCTTGCTAATAAAAGTTTTCCTAATTCTGAGATGTTCATATCCTCTTGATAAATGTTGAGTGATTTCTTGtttttacataaataaaaattaaatagtttttttttcaatCCTACGCATTCAattttaaattgtaattatttttttCTCTACAATTGTAATCAATGACTTGAAGGAAAATAAATTCATTCCTGGAAGCTTAAAAGTATGATGGAAACAATTTGGAAATTTGGTGTTTGCTTTCCAAGTCTGAATATATTGAATTTAAACACTGTTACCGAGAGGCAAACAAAGTGGCCGATAGGCTCTCAAATTTGGCAATTGAAAGTGATTCTATTTATTTGGAAAGATCCCCTCCTTTCCACGGTGTCATTGGCTGATTGTGCCTTTGTTGAGCACTCCTCGCTGGCATTGAGGCATTGGTTTTTTGCTAATAATTTTTTTGTTGCGTAGCTGCAGATTTCTCTTTTCAAGTCCCAAGGTCCAGTGCGTGTGGACTTATTTCTCTGTGCTTCCTCTCTCTAGTGTTCCCTTTGGTGACTGTTCACAAGTGTCTGGGTGGCAAAGGCCATCCTTCAGCTACCTTAAGCATGACATTGCATTTCTTGCAGCATGGTGTCTCAGTTTGGATTTCTTTGGTCTGAGATTTTGGATCATGTTTCTAGATTTTCTTTGTTGCAGAATTATGACATTAATTTCTTTAAGACTTTAAGTCTCTCATCTGTGCCGTGGAGGATTCTGCTCCCAACTTGCTTTTGGGAACATCGAGCTCTCTTCCTGTCGACTATGAGAAGCTTAGCCATGCATTCTTATTTCCCCGCTTTGATGTGGAGGTGGCAATTCACACTATTATTGGTTGGGACTGGTTGAATAATAACCAAAATTCTCGGTTCTCTGAAGTTGCTTCCCTTTTCTTGTCTAACTGTATGGATGATTTGCTGGATATGAAGATGGTTTCTGCCCTTGCAGAAGCGTGCATTCATCCTTTTGTTCTACTTCTATCTCTGTCATCCCCGGAGTGGCAGTTTCCTCTTATGATTTTAGAAGTGGCTGGGCTCCTGTTGGTGGTATTCTCCTATGGCCGACTTTCCTTGTAATATTCTAACTCTATTTTCTCATCAATTCAGTTTGTCTTATCAATTTTCAATTAAATGGAACATACATTCAATGTTTATTCAAATAAAGCAACTAATGACAGTCAGAGACTACATCAAATTTCATTTATTGAAATCATTCTCCTCCTATACATTTCACATCATTCATACTATTAAAGCACATGCATTGAATAGGGTATCGATCTCATACCCGGATCACTCAAATAATAATCAGATCGAAGGTTTGCTTTTCTTATTGGTCAATCTGAACTGCGCCTGAAGCTGTTCACTGTAGGTTTTCATAGCTCTGGAATGTTATCTCGAAGGCCCTGAAATCATCGACCATGCATCCACACCAAAGCTGGCCCTTTACCACCTTGAATCGATAATACTAAGGTGCTTTGATTGCGATTTTCTGAGATTGATATGCCTCTGATATTACTGATTTCTCTGTGCACTGCTGATGATAGAATCGATACTCATGCTGGGGGTTTCGTCCCAACATACACACCAGGGGTTTCGTCCTGGAGAGCACAAACAGGCTTGATAGGAGAATAAAATTAAACACAGCTCACTAATAATTCCTTTCCTCGGCATCGATTCACCTTATAAATCCTTCCCATCCAAAAAGCCATCGAATTATCTTGAAGGTTACAGATTCACGTTGGGGACAAGTTTATGATgataacattaaatatttattagaCCCCATGAATAGCCATCTAGGCACAATAACTTTATAATTTATTAGGTCCCCcctttttaatgattaaatgagcCTTATTAATAATTTTGTCATAAAGCTTTTTATCGGCCCACTCACTTATTCcctttaattatttcattactcTAACCCAGGGAATAGAATAGGCTAGAGTTCGACAGCCAAATGCCTGTCAGGGAATTGGGGACATTCATTCCTTTCCTCACTGACCTTCCCTATTGCCTTCCCCATTGTAAATGTTGGTTTGGTTGGAGACTTTACTGAGGATTCTCTCATTGCTTTGCATCATATGCAGGATTTGTTGGGGGATGACTTCTATCTCAGTGCTCTTAGCCTGTTCAATTCTGTCCATCTCCTTCTCAAACATTTGGAGATCATGCACCCTCCTTCATCTGCTCCTGAGACTATTGCAAGCTCCAGTGGGAGCTGTGATGGGTAACCAGTCATTTTCAGTGATCAGGTTGAGTTTTTCTATTATTCTTGGCTTGGAATTTTGGTATAATTCTGATGGGTCTTTTGTGCTCGATGTCTTGAGCTCTGTCTTCGAATCTTATGCTCTGTACGGTTGGTTTGTAACTGGTATTTTTTCTTTTGTCATGCCTTTCTCTGGTCCTTATGTAAAAGCTGCCATGCCATTCTCTGGTCCTTATGTAAAACTCTTTTCTCTATATTGTTATTTGCAAAGAAACGGGAATCGTCATGAATCACCTAAACTCGGCGAGTCCAAGTCCGAGCCATGCTCGCCGAGTCtctgggactcggactcggactcgtccgagtcgccgagttggcgagtttggctcaaacttgCCAACCTCGGTGAGTCGCGAGCCCCAAACTTGGCTACTGCCTGGGTcaagtaaaatgacaaaaaaaaaaacattttaaaaagtttttttttaaatgaatggtctcgtctttgttcactacaacctccgcctgagaatgagaaaaattagggttacaacatgtcagccaatagggTAACTGGCACCAGGttaccccgccctgtatcgcgacagggagcgcgcaaggggcgctgccccttgaccccgcaaggggcgatgcccccaAATCCCCGTCCAAAAATATCGGGGGAAActacgtcgatagaagtagggaaaatttaacctccgagtctgacactgattggatcgaccaagtagatatagaggctgagactgtagccatggcagaggaggagcggagagcgcGAGCatagacaggagattcagaggtagatagtgacacggatgtccctgatgttggtgagcatggcatggtgtcacgaggagcggctatggttgtcgaatcatccaggacctgccttagacgccttcgcaaggGGTCGGGGACGAAGGGTGCTGCCGTGcaagctcctctgagccataggcttgtagttgtatttacctttggtatttgtatgaaacatttgatgatgatcatatgatgacatggattttttatcccatgagttttgtaatattgtatacatttgacaatatttatatatctatgtttgttatttccttcagctacaatttccatttatgcttatgtgattgatgtatacttgtgtatgtaatcaaatgagccgagtttgatgatgttattgtgtctttaaggtgtattcaataaagggtgcgtgaaacaagttttaaatctttaaaaatctctaaatttcttgagtttttcactttcccgagtctgactccgagtctgattcggccttgccgagtccgagccgagtccgagtcccgtttctttgatatTAATATAAAGTAGCTCTGCCAACTTTGATTAATAAAAAACCTTATTTTTATCTTTATGTACTATATTTGAGCACAAATaacaagacaattttttttttaaggaataTCATGTTGTATTTCCATTTCCTGAGTTTTTGACAAATTTTCCATGTTTCAAACACAGGTCATTAAATTCTATTTACAGTTTTGTCATACCGTGTCAAGACCATATGAATTGAATGCTAATATGATTTCAATACAGCTCAGAACTATTGATGAGAAgcttcaaaatttaaacaaacatGAAATAAGGTAGTTCAGCAAGAAGAATAGGAATAGAGGATGAGCCTGACATAATCCCAATGGcagaattcaaatttcaattattGCTCTGcaattttaatataataatatgaAATAGAGTAAGATGTTCAAATTAAAGTGTTAAATAGCTACACCATGGCTCAATGTTTCAACAGATTTCGAAATAAATATATTcaagaaaatggataaatgcatATTATAGCATGCTCAATTATAATCACCCTATACTTGTTATTCAACCTATCCAAAAGATTGTGACACTAAAAAGGTAGCCAGATTCCACATACGAGAGGACATTCAAGTTTGATTCACCACTTCTGAAATGACATATGAAACATCACATTCCACTATGTCTGATCTTGTAGCCTTTTAAAAGCATATATCAAGACCATATTGACTAAATTAGAAAATTCTCGCAACTATGAAAACAAAGGTACACATGAAACTGTGTTGTACAAGCACCTGATAGTCACTGGCACTGTAAATGCATATGCAACTATTCGATAAATCGTTTTCAAGAGCTATATCATCAAGATGTTGAAATAGTCTATAAGAATAAGTCTGAAAAATAGGATTGACCAACTGGTTGGCATCAGAATGATACATCTTTAAGTTCAATGGTGTCATTATTCTGGCCAGGACTCTGTGCTATATCTTGCCCAAACTTTCAGGCATTGCAAGAATTGAAAGGCAGATTTCCTAAGATTCAAGATATTGTTAACTACTCGAGCACCACAGCATTACCTTTCTAGAAAATTCATAACAAATCCAGTAAAAGAAGAAAACAATAGAACTTGACCATTCTTTTCAAGAGTTGTAATCAAATTCCTTACCTTCTCCATAGGAATCCTAACTGAAACTTCTAGTTATCATCTGGCAAGACAAGTTGTAGGGGAGAAAACAAAGGGCTTTGCAAATTTCCTTTGAATTGCATTATCACCACAGTTAGTCTTTTTTATTTGGAACTCTATTTCTTGAAAAATACCTTGGAGAGTCTTCCCTTCTGCAGTGTTATACAAGTCCGTAAAAGCTCAAAGTTTATGAGCAAAAATAGTTCTATGCCTATAATTCAGCCGGTTACAATTAGttaatattgtttgatggtttccTAAGGTACCTGAGGAAGCTCCACATTACAGTAGAGACAAAAAATAAAATGGCTCCAACAGCAATAGCATATTTGATTCCAAGATTCACCAATAAATTAACTAGCAATCCTGCAAAAACAACCCCAAAGAAATTGGCAGAAAGAGCATCCCAGAAAGGCATATCTAATATCGTAGCTGCAAAGGCTCCAGTCCATGCCCCAGTTCCAGGGAAGGGAACAGCCACAAACAATATCAGGCCAAGCCATTGGAACTCTTCTATAGGACCTGCTTTTTTCCTTGTTCTTTCAACTAGATTTTGCAGGAAGCTTGAAGCAACAGAACTCCTCTTTCCCACAAAATCTGTGATCCGTTTCAAATAGAGTAAAATGAAAGGAATAGGCACCATGTTTCTGCAAAGACAATTTAATTGATCAATGTTATAATTAACACAAACTTGAAACATAATTAAATAGACAGCTAAATGAGGGAAAATTGATTCTGCCGATTTGGATTTGCCTTTTGTAGTCTGTATTGTTTTCTGTTGTACAGAGCAGAGAAACAGGTAAGGATATGATACAGGGCACAGATCACAATAAGTGATTGCATAAGGTACTTGATATGATTTGCGCTTGCAGCTTTTTGATTTCAATATACCAAGTGAGCAAAAGGACACGAACATCAAATTTATTGAAGCAAACGAAATAATTGATGAAATGTACAGCAGCTCTAActatgatgtaattttttaatcatTTAGTTTATCATATCACATCACAGAGCTAAAATATGCCAGAAACAAAAACGCAATGACAAATCAAAGATGTGTCAGCTGAAATTTCACAGATATAGAGATGCATCCCAATTAGCTTGGGCTATAAGAGGAAAGCAGGAGACAAAAGAAGATGATAAATATAGAGAATCAAAGAAGAAAACCATCAGATGTGGTAGATATTGAGGACTAAGAAGATAACAGAGCTTTGGAAACCTTAGGAGGCTCTTCATTTGTTATGCATCTAATGCTTACAGAAATGGGGCATCTAATTTCAAACAAACTGGAACAATTCTATCAAGATATTGAATGTACTGGTCATTGAACTACAagcaagaggaattgaagccgaaaCAGGTGAAAATTTTTGCACAGATAACGCTGGCATCAGAAAAAAAGGAATGTTTGAATTAGCTAGGCATTGTTTCTCCAATGTGATCTCAGATagcattaaaaattaaatattgagCTGCAGGAATAACATAGGGATTCcctctttcattgtttttctatttctgaAACAGCAATGGAGATGCAAATAACCTGGAAACATTTCCAAGATGATTCGGACTATTTCCAGAATTTTTAAATCTTCTCAATATTTTGTAACAACCACCCTCGGTTGCTACTAATTATTTTTTTACAAGTACCAACTTAATTGACCAAGCATCTTTGTTCTTAGCTTAGAAGTGTTGACTTAATAATTTCTTCAATTACTTATGCTTACACTCAAAGGTGGTAAGCCCCTAATGACAAGATCATCCCTAGACCTAGTCCTATGCCTCAAGGGTTCATTCTTGATGACCCTGCCTACGTATCCCTTCAAAAGGCTTTGTAGTTTACCCTTGAAGGTTAGTGGGAATTCATTATCTACTCTTGTATGAGTTCTTTGATCTCTCTTTGAACCAGGACTATTTATTAAAATAAGTCCAATCAAAATATAGCAATAAGATAATAACTAATTGCCATCAAGTAGTGTACATACAGACACAATTACTCAAGGATTGTATCCCTTCACAATTCCCCAATTCCACAGAGTGACTCAAGCGTACCTCACAAGATGACTGGCCCATACATATCACATATACATAGTGACTAGCTCTGGCATACGTCACATATACATAGTGACTAGCTCTAGcatacatcacatatactcaaagaCTAGCTCTATCGTGCATCACATACATAATAATAACATTTACACGGTGAGAGACTAACACATCCACAATGGCTAACTATCACTTGCCCATAGTGCATCCCAATTAAAGGAAATGTCGATGCATTTCACACTACACCATGGGTCACATTCCTTTCCCCAATCTTCTGCACCAATGAGCAAGAAGAAAAAAGGATTCGATGTATCCTATACTACATTGAGTGTTTGTCCTCATCCAAACATGGTAAAGTATACTATTTCTGTGTCAAGATATGCCCAACATTCTACTATGAGCTTGGTCCAATTATTACCTACCTACTTGTTGTGaagtattcacacatcgccccattgcaaatggggaccccctgctttttgctttctagggtttgctttctaggtttttttagggttttgcctATTAGCCTTTGTAGGATGAGTGTTGTCAGGGGGGATCGTTGGATAGCCGGCTCTACTTGAGCTAGGATGGGTCAGTGGATGCTCCGAGTTGGGGTTTCCTTCAAGGTCTTCCTTAGGCTTAGTTTTTGCTAGTGGTGTCCCATTTGAGTCCGAGGAAGTCAGA includes:
- the LOC131048182 gene encoding uncharacterized protein LOC131048182 isoform X3; the protein is MNNVDYESQLPSGSSNRDLQRFIQRFFQWRIMRISTLILLSVVASVSVLCSSAFASTDSSIKASGLGLKIAEFMRRSGWPDEVIVFILASLPVLELRGAIPVGYWMQLQPFKISVLAVLGNMVPIPFILLYLKRITDFVGKRSSVASSFLQNLVERTRKKAGPIEEFQWLGLILFVAVPFPGTGAWTGAFAATILDMPFWDALSANFFGVVFAGLLVNLLVNLGIKYAIAVGAILFFVSTVMWSFLRYLRKPSNNIN